In one Spirosoma rigui genomic region, the following are encoded:
- a CDS encoding SusD/RagB family nutrient-binding outer membrane lipoprotein yields MKPTTKKALVLSLTLSFFGLTACEKNFDTINANPNDPVSLPAELLMPHAIRITANSVVGGSLGLDVGPLWSQHLARIQYTEIDQFNFTTDTQDTPWLNMYIEANASYQKIIDLGKSSGNENYQAIGLIMRSYVFSQLTDVYGDIPYKEALLGTQGTVYPKYDTQKDVYAGLVAELKTASDLINTKAVNADGDILFKGDMSKWKKFANSLSLRLLNRMLGKADAPTAKTEMERILSDPTKYPIMASNADNAQLVYLAAAPNNNPINQNRKTRDDHRVSKTLVDKLKGLNDPRLAIYAKKPESGGDYVGVPNGLGNVDAGNLGLTKTSKIGDYFVAATTPGMLMSFAELNFIKAEAALKGVTAAGEAAKAYEDGIKASMSQFGVTLPADYLTVNKLATGDAARTQVLEQKWLALFGQEIEAWTEFRRTGIPALKAPTQNYNAGMIPTRLPYPSSEENLNGPNFKAALAAMGGANTMQTKLWWAK; encoded by the coding sequence ATGAAACCGACGACAAAAAAGGCACTCGTTCTCTCGCTTACGCTATCGTTCTTCGGCCTTACGGCTTGCGAGAAGAATTTCGACACCATCAATGCCAACCCCAATGACCCTGTCAGTTTACCCGCCGAACTGCTGATGCCGCACGCCATTCGCATCACGGCAAACTCGGTCGTAGGGGGTTCGCTGGGGCTCGACGTGGGACCACTCTGGTCGCAGCACTTGGCCCGGATTCAGTATACCGAAATTGACCAGTTCAATTTCACGACCGATACGCAGGATACGCCCTGGCTCAATATGTACATCGAAGCCAACGCCAGTTATCAGAAGATCATTGACCTCGGCAAAAGCTCAGGCAATGAGAACTACCAGGCCATCGGGCTTATCATGCGCTCGTACGTATTCTCGCAGCTGACCGATGTTTACGGCGACATCCCCTACAAAGAAGCATTATTGGGTACGCAGGGTACGGTTTATCCTAAATACGACACCCAGAAAGACGTATATGCCGGTCTGGTGGCCGAACTCAAAACGGCCAGCGACCTGATCAATACCAAAGCGGTCAATGCCGACGGCGACATTCTGTTCAAGGGTGACATGAGCAAGTGGAAGAAGTTTGCCAACTCCTTAAGCCTTCGCCTGTTGAACCGGATGCTGGGTAAAGCCGACGCACCCACCGCCAAAACGGAGATGGAACGTATTCTGAGCGACCCAACCAAATACCCCATCATGGCGTCCAACGCCGACAATGCCCAACTGGTATACCTGGCAGCAGCGCCTAACAACAACCCCATCAACCAAAACCGCAAAACCCGCGACGATCACCGCGTGTCAAAAACGCTGGTCGATAAATTAAAGGGGCTGAACGATCCACGACTGGCTATTTACGCCAAAAAGCCGGAAAGCGGGGGCGACTACGTGGGTGTTCCAAACGGCCTGGGTAACGTCGATGCCGGCAACCTCGGCCTGACGAAGACGTCCAAAATCGGGGATTACTTCGTAGCGGCTACTACGCCGGGCATGCTGATGTCGTTTGCCGAACTCAACTTCATCAAAGCCGAAGCGGCCCTGAAAGGTGTTACGGCCGCGGGCGAGGCTGCGAAAGCCTACGAGGACGGCATCAAAGCCTCGATGAGCCAGTTTGGCGTGACCCTCCCCGCCGATTACCTGACGGTGAATAAACTAGCCACCGGCGACGCAGCCCGGACGCAGGTGCTGGAGCAGAAATGGCTGGCCCTGTTCGGGCAGGAAATCGAAGCCTGGACGGAGTTCCGCCGGACGGGAATACCGGCCCTGAAAGCGCCGACCCAGAACTACAATGCGGGCATGATTCCCACCCGGCTCCCTTACCCGTCGTCGGAAGAAAACCTGAACGGCCCCAACTTCAAAGCAGCCCTGGCGGCTATGGG